A region of the Dromaius novaehollandiae isolate bDroNov1 chromosome W, bDroNov1.hap1, whole genome shotgun sequence genome:
AGGGAAAATGCCAAAACAAGGAGGAGAACAGGCAAACCATTTCAGCAGAATATGCTCCAAATATCTGGACAGGATTTAACCTGGCCTGGCTGGGTTCAAAGCGCAGACTGAACAAGTCAGAGGGAGAGGCTGGCTTGCAATTTTTCATGACATTGTAGCATCCTTCATACCCATTACCTCTTCAGCAACCCTCTGCAGAAAACCTGGGTTGAAATCTTGCAAGGAGCTAGGTGGAGAAGGCCCTGCTGGCAGGCTACACTTGCTGCCAAACAACAGGCAGGACAGCACAGACCTGTTATCTCCACAGGGTCcctcccacagccagcagccctgcagttTCTTTCCTACCCCTGAAAAAGGAAGGCATTTCAGCAGCTCATCCTCTTGTTATGTTAGATTTTCTGGCAGGAATGATATGCTCTCAGTGAGTCGATATTCACTTTTAATGTGTGTCTGAAGAGGGCTGCAGGGTTGCAAGTTAATTCCCTGTGATTTTTAGTTGATATTTGCTCAGTTTACAAGTCAAAGCTAACAGCCAGATACTCAAATGCTCAGACTGGTCCTAACCCTGTCCCACTGGCATAAGCTACAGGGACCACATATGGTGGATGATTCTGttgacaaaatgaaacagaaacaaatcCAAAGCATTTCAACGGAGCTGTACTAGCTCAGCCATACTGACAGAATTATAAATCCCTTTAAGCAATATAAGCAAGTAGAGTTCCAAGAAATAAGGAGAAGGAACAGAGAAGTGCTGATCTGCCAAACATACTTTAGGGAGGAGAGTTTCACTGAATAAGAGTTTTACTTTCATTCTCTAatctgtatttctgtgctttgaaaaaatTGGTAATCTGACTGCTGATCTGCATGGAGACCTCAAAACCCCAGTTTTGCAAGCATTTCCCCAAAAGAGAAATCCCAAAGAatcaaactgttttcttcatctCTGCAAAATTACTCCTGCGCGTTTGTTTAAGGAATCTGGATCAATTTTCAATCAGCTAAAAATCACACCTTGAGTAttcaaaggtttgtaaaaaacaaaacaacctccccccaccagaatattgctttccttattttgaaaataactctAGTCAGTTTATACACAGAAATATTCACCATAACTTGTGATTTTGTTAAAGAATGACAGAAATAAaacctgtaaaataaaaactggTGTGGAACTTTGGCAGTACAATTAGATGGTTGGAAAACACACCTAACTTATTCAGAAATAAGAATAACATTTCATTACCAGGATACATAGACACAACGGTCCCTTTTGGCACAAAACCCTTGGTAACAAAGACTCCAGTTCCAGCAGAAACCAGTGAACTTCGGTCTCGAGTAATACTGAACCCCAGTGTATTAAACAGAACTTCCTCTGGACTAAACATGTGTTGACTCTCGTGGTTACATGATTTTACTTTTGATCTCTCCAGCTCAACAGTCAGTAGTTCCAGatatttacatttaatttcaGGAAGTAAGGCCAAGATACGTGTTTGTCTACTAAAGTCATTTACAAACAGAGCTTTAAATACTTTCAGTAGTGTTGCAAAGACATCTTCATCAGTGATAATTTTGTCTTGGGAGTTTTCTGGAACATATCGGAGGGtcctgtaaagaaaataaacattttaagatgacatttttcctgaaagaaatatAAGAGAGATGTTTTACAGGAGCAAAGAAAAAGTTATCTGTGCGATTGCTTTAAGCAAATCAAAACCGTAGAGAAGATAGTTTCATACCTTTCCACCTACAAAACCACCATCTGATGTATTTACAGCAACAGATAAGCTGGTTAAACACCACTGAGATCTTAGTGACTGTCTTATCAAACATTCATTATAGTTTCAGTGAAAATTAGCAATAATTTTTATACTGATTAGGGGAATTTTAATTTAAGCTACATATAATGATATTCTAGCCATTTAAATTCAAATTAGAACTATCTTTTACCTTTAAAAAGAGACCAGACATATCATCCCgttgtaaaaaaaataataataaaaatatccatCTGGCTACTTCCAGCATTGGTTTTAATGTTAAACACTATTATAAATTATCCAATTTTTATGCGAAGTgacacagaaaactgaaacagtttttcaaagaaaCTAAGCCCTAGTGAAAAACTAAACAGACTGTGTTGCTGCGGACCCtccaattatttaaaaaaaaaaaaaaaaaaaaaaaaccacacacaagaGGAATTAACTCAGGGTCCTCGACAACCTTCAGTAAAGAAAGGCCCCGCACCGGGGGTGCGCAGCGGCTTCGCACTCagcggcgctgcggggccggggccgcctgcgggccgcgccgctccctcccgcccgccgccgccgcgcagggccgcgccccccgcccgcccgcccgcagcgggCCCGGCCGCCTCACCTGCGCTTGCGGCGGAGGTTGAGCGCGACCCAGGGCACGAAGCGGTACTTGTAGGAGTCCCAGCGCCGCCGCAGGGCGCGGAGCATGGCGCGGCGGCGCAGCCAACCGCCGCCCCGGCGTGCAGGGGGCGGGCGCTGCGCAGACGTCGGCCGCGGCTCGCAGACAGCCGGGGCGGCGGCTGCAGCCTTCCCTAgcggctcggccgcggcccccgccttTGCCTACGCGTTGCTAAACGCGCCGCAGCGGCGCGTGACACCGGGCCCCGCcgcgcaagatggcggcggcgccgctgcccgctcACCGAGTGCCGTGTCAGGTAAACGACAGCCGCGTCCGACCTGCGCCAGCCGCGGGCACAagcaggcagctgcttttccctcgCTCGATTTCTCCTCAGGACTGCAGGACCCGTAGCAGcggggctgtggggtgctggaaATACGCTGCAGCCTTTCCAGTTGAGCCAGGAGTCCCACACACCGTACATGTACTGTGTCATGGGTATTGACTGCAACGGTCTTCCTAAATACACTCAGGTATCTTTGGAGGTTTACCTTTCTAAGGCCCAAGACCTGCTTGGTGCTCTTATGAGCAAGGTATTTCATTCTGCTAAATGCCCCCAAATTATTCTTTACACATTACAAGTCGAGGACCTGTTACAAGCTCTCAAGCTCAAGAACAGCCTTATCACCGCCTTCGCCGCTGCCCCGCACAGACTGTTGTAATCGTCTTCTACTTGCAAGCAAGGAGCACCAAAGAGTCAGACAGCTGCTCCGTCCACACACTCCTAGCTGCGGCACAAGCCCTGGCACCAGGGCACAGTAGCACAGAACAGCATTTCATCAGGACAGAAAGTCAGGACTGTCAGACAGAAAGTAGAGACGTAGTGTTTCACTATTACATTGGAAGCAGCTCTACAGCAACCTTCAAATTGGTTTAAAACAGCCCTTGGTATACTCTCTCATACACCCACTAACTGTTTACGTGAATACTGACTTCAGTGATTAGCTGAACTCCAAGTTTGCCCTTCCTGTAGGCAACAATGGATTAACATactttaatttgatttaaaaactgAGCACCCTCCTTCCACTACTAACTTCCAATACTAACTTCAGGCATGGGCTCCACAGCGCAAAATGGGGCAGAATTACCATAGAAAGAACATGACAGCAGTGGCATAGGTACTAGCCAACTCCCTAGTTATTTATACTTCCATGTAGCAATAAATACACCTGTACTTGTACTGCGCATCATTTTAAAGGCCAAAGGTACATATTCAGTTCCTCTGAAAAGATGCAAATGTAGAAGATACTATTTTTCCTGGAGTGATGGATAAAGATACATTGCTTATATTATGGATGAAATAGGTAGGATGATATCCTCACTGAATGAGAGGGTAGAGAAACAAATCAAGTCCTGTGCCTTAAAAACATAACCCTGCAAGCTGCACAGCCAGTGAAGTCTTGTATTCTGTAGCTATGTGACCATCTTAATGTTCAGGTTCAGTAAAATGTGAAAGCTCttccactccccccaccccccaaaatccAAGACAAAATGCACTCTTTTCTGTAATTAAGGTGCTCCTAGtaactttctctttttcccctccctcttatGCTTAAGGATTTGAACTCACACTGCAACagcaggaatttctttttttggggggggggggggggggaagacagaCTGATTTGGTCTCCCTTCTCTACTAAGGTATCAACTTTCATAAAACTTGTATCTTTGGATACTGATCCTAGTTTGCAATTTTAGTTAGAAACTGCCAAGGAAGTTAGAAGTTACTGGAAAAATAAGACAGAACATGACAGCATGCATTTGACTTTCTTAGGAAAccagtttaaaaattaatcatAAGGGGCTTGCATTTGAGAATTGGTTTGGGGGTGAACAGAGAAAGCAAGCCTTAAGTTACTGTCGAGGTTTATTTTCCTATATCTGGATCTGAACTTTTGCCAAGGGTTCAAAATTTTGAGAGTCAGGCCCACCAAAGTGGTAAGGCAAGCAAGAAGACTCACTTCTAGCATGAGCCTTGGAAGTATTTATAAATTGCTTCTTGATTTACTGCATATTCACTTTACTGCTATCCTTGGTCTTGCACATCTTTTCCAAGAAAGGGAACTGAACAACAACGTACTACAAACTGAATTCAGGGGAATAAAAGGAAACAGCACAGTATGTCAGACTGAGCCTCAGCCCTAGGCTGGGTGAAAGTGCTTTCCTGCCATCTTCTGGACTTTCTTGGTAATGACATGGAAAAAAGGTCAACTTGCAACTGAAATTCTAAATTTATGCAGCTATGTATTAaagttttaatgagaaaataacaTGCACTTATGCCACAAGATATGCAAGAGAACACTGTATCGTGGCTCTTAAAAGAACAACTGTCATATTTGTGATTCAGCTCATTTAGGAACAGTGAGAGGAAAATTTAATTAGGGAAAGACTGTGTTCACTTTTGAGAGAGTGTAAGGGCAAAATAACCATGTACCCGAGTTAACCACTTGGGATGTGTAAAGAGGAAATACATTACCCTCATGACATTCCAGTgagctctgaaagcaaaagttCTTCTCCACAAGAACCAGCAGAGATGACACACTGTCAAACCAACCTATAACCACCAGATAGAACACTGAATGGGGTTATTCCCACCACAGATATCAACATGAGCACAACTCACTGTCTGCCTGTAGAAGAACAGAGTGTTTCCTTTGCAAACTAAGCCATTTAGTTCCCTAAGTATGCATCCTTGACACCTACTGCCAACTGCAGGGGACAGGTGATCTCTGCCTTCCCTTGTTCCTAAAAAGGAGCCATTACAGCAACCACCAACAAGCAACATTCTAACTATCACAGTATTGTAAAATTCAAGAGTTCTACAGTAgattaaatgaaggaaaaatatctcacttgatttatcttttatttaaccCTTGTCATATATTTTTCCTAAATTCCTGTTaatgtattttcagcttttaaaaattggATATTAGAGCTTAATTAAAGACTGCTGCTGCCAAGTTTTACTGCTGAACTGATACATTAATCTGTATTTACAGAAAATCACATGAGTAACGGAACATATAAAAGAGACCGTTCCTTCAAAGTGTGGAGTTCAGTACAAAACAGACTGCAGAATGCTTAAGCTTAATTTTCAActttaaaatgtagaaaaattcAAGCGAAAGACAAGCAACTGAAAGAAGTCCTACCTTTGCTATACATTTTGGATTACCTGAATATGAGAAAGGTTTGTTATGATTGCTACTTAAATCAGAAACAATAGAATCACTTCactaaaaaacataaaacagcacATTAACTTCCAAGAcataccttaatggctccagaaCTGGTGTAAACCAAATCCACTCACCTGACTTGGCAATGAATAACTAAACTTCTGTAGCAATGCAGAACTTAATCATTTAATGTTTGATCTAAAGACATAAGCAAAATAAGGTTCATAGAGAATTATTCTACCAGAAATTCCTATCTttattatcaattttttttttttttagtctttgttGCAACCCTTTATCTCGGCCATCTTAGGTATACTAAGAAAGAAATACATCAGCTTATATTCATATGGATCATTTCATATTAGACACTAAATTTTACTGTATCAAGTGTCGCATATGAAGTGTGTAAAAAACAATGAAGTGTACCAGAAATACTTTATTCACATTGGtaaattgaaaatatttacattacaaacaaagaacattttttttccaaaaacttttATTTACTATAAAGACAAAACCACCAAAATAGGTACAAATTATACTATATAAAATTGGTTCAATGGGgtaaaaacttttaattaaaatatcttgatatatttaaaataacaaaggatACAATGAAGCCAAATTTCTTAACCCAGAGATTTCTGTAAAATTTGCTTGCACAGTAAGGTGCTAATAGAAGTTAGCCCTTAAGCCCTGGAAGTCTTAGGAATCAGTCACATAGCAAATATAATTTCATTGTGAAAGTGAACTTTGGTAGAAGAAACTCTATAGGACACCTGAGGTAGTAGAAACTGGAATAAACAGCAGTAGACGTTATTTACAACTTAAGTACCAAATAACATTAAGAACACAAAAAATAATTACACAATACAATTTTCAGTCCAGCTTTGatccaaagaaaataagaatattacatcacatctgcattttaaaaacaccaCAATTACCAGCAAGCTGAGGGAAACGCAAACAAACtcaaacaaaatgcatttggaCATCTAGAGGCAGTTTGAGTTTGAAATGTGGTAGGCATGGTGATCTACAAAGTAATACTGATTAGCTGAGGTTCATCAGTTTATACAGTTTACATTTCTGCCAGAAACAGTATTAATCTGACAACTGATCTTCCAGTACATGAATTGGCAAGAGTGCATCCTTTAAAGCTTGCACGTAAGAAAGACTTGGAAACAATCTTATTAGAATGAGAAATTCTAAAGTGGTCAAAAAAGTCAAGTACAAAACAGTTAGAGCTACCAAACTTCACATTTCGGTATTATCTTTTTAACTCTTCAAAGTCTGCCAATCTTCCAAAACAAAGGAATGTaaaatttccaaaagaaataCACATTCACAACTAATGACACTGCTTTTTATTAGTATGAGCACTATCATTCCTGTAAACTTATCTTTAAGATGTTTTACTTCCAATTTGTATTGTACATTTTTAATGTACTATAGCTTATTTAGCTTGTCCTGAGTCTTTGAAAATAACCAATTCTATTTCAGTCCAACAATTCAACTGGCTTCTGAAGAGTTAAAAcatgaacagtatttttttttaaatggattaaacaCAATCAGTACTTGATTTAAAAAGATCCCCCCTcttaagcaaaagaaaagctgccaTTTTCCTTCAGAATTACATGCATCAGAATCTAAAAACCTgcctttaaaatcatttaaaaactgtatttcttttttttttaaaaaaaagacacttgctAAAAAACACGAGTTTTGTACTACAGGTGAAGCTTTACTTCACATTTTACTTTATCTTGGTTTTGAAGTCCAAGCATAtttcttgttaaaataaatacctttctTATGGTAATACTTttaacattttcaaattaaatgatCGCTAGTGGCTACAGTAAATAGATGATGTAtggcagaaggaaaacagcaggtaAAATTTGTTATCAGTGGAGAACATGACCTCAATTTTGTTGCACAAAGAATGAGATATACTCATAGTTGGCACCTGGTCCCACTGAAGTACAGGAGAAAGCCTCCTGTAAACTTTAATGGGAGCTGGTTTTGGGTGCTTTGACATGGAACTTGTCTACATATTTTGCCAGAAGAAACTGCTATATGAAAAGAAGGCTCAACATTTAACACGATTCAGATTGTAAGTTGTTTTATGCATAACAATCTtagtttcttctgtgttttttttttttttttttttttaaataacctgcACTAGCAGAGCTTGAAACACTGACCTGAAGGTGGCCTCTTATTTTATTCCAGATTTCAAGCAAACCTTTTTCAAAACTCGTGTGTCAGCAAGATGTTCAGTGACACCGTTTGCACCTTTTTATAAAGGTTATTTTACAAGATCACCTTTCCctgaacattaaaaatacaatgaaaatacaaaccttaatttcaaaagaaattacaTGGCCAGCAGTAAATGCACAGTGAACCACAACAGCCTCCTCTTACTTTAatgaaggcaaaatgtttttaaggTATCTATCAATGCTTTGTTATCCAGAAAACTTACTTTGTATAATGAAAAGGGACAGATACAAAACTTTCTTTTAACCAGTGCTGAAAACCCACTGTAATTGCAGAACCCTCTGCTTACATCTACATGATGTGAAATGGAACAGTGATTGCTATATTAAAATAGATCCTGAGCCCCTCAGCTGCTAATATTGCTGAAAAAGTgctccaaataaaataaaaatcacttatcTGCTAAATAATCTTGCAGATTTAAAGAAACCTAGAGCCGGATGTTTAAAAAAGGCACAGTTTATGTTTTTCTGCTCAAGTTGTGAAATGTTACATACAGAGCTTAGGTAAAGATCTCGATTTGTCAATCACATACTTAGGTAGGGTCCTCCACTGGCCTTAAGTCCTTGATGCATCATTAAGGCCAGCAGAGTAATACAAGCTGCTGTGCTTAAGTGCACTGAAAGACAGGTATTGTATATTCAGTAGCATCTTCTTCAGTATATCAGCCTTTTACATAATTAGCTACCACGTAGTACGGAAGACTGGGTGTTTCAGCAGCTCCCTTGATGGGGGTCTGTCCTGAGGTTGAAGTTCTAAACACCGAAGAGTCACATCTCTTAAACCAGGAGACAGATGTGAAGGGATTGATGGAGCAGTAGTTGCACTAGCAATCTGAACAAATGGCAAATAGGATTTAGAAGTCAGTACTTCTTAAGAACCATCAAAATACGTCTCAGCAAGCTGATAGTTTTCAGCTAACCTCAGTTATACTATGAGCTTTTATTGACATATGGTATCTCCTACTGCAGTTTCTCTGCACATTGCATTATTGCTTCTGTTTTACAAAATTTACTTTTGGGGTCTTAAGTTCCCTTTATGCCTCTTTCCTCAATAACATatgctctctcctgcttttcatggtctccatctctctccttgcacttttctcaaagttttttttctaCAGCAAGATTATGCTGTAAACATCTGCTGAGCAGACCACAAGAAATACTGTTATGCCACACTTAGGTGTATTCTTTAGTCTACTACTTGACATCAGCCTTAAGTGGCATAATGCAAGCAAGCATGGAGATACATTAAGTTAAGGGATATTATGTTACGGTACGTTAAGCTGAGTATGCTCTCTTTCACTGTCTTCACTATATTTCTGCTACCAAAGTGCAGTCTTTCTCAGACGGAAGCGGCTCACTCtaaattgattttgttttgctctACATCAAATTAAGAAAGATGATGCTTTATTGGGAACGCTAGGCTTTATTGGGAACACTAGGCTGACACCACCAGATTCACTCAGACACAGAATAGAGACACTTAAATCTCTTTCACAAGTGATTTGTAGTAAATTAGAACATTTGAAAATTGCTGTGCTATATCTGTTTTGTCAAagtattttcttcattcattccTACTGTtcaattagatttttaaaaataaatgtacccAATTGATTTTAGTAAGAAACATGAATGCCAAAAACAGgtgaaaatacaatatttatgTGGCATGTCATAATGATAAAACTCTTACAGCAAAATCTGAATACTAAATATCAGGTTTCACCAAAGGACATTCCCCATTAGGAAgtacaaatatacatataaatgctTTATGCCACTAGGAAACAGATCACTTCTCTTAGGCTCCCCTATTTTACAGGATTGCTCAGAGTCAGCATCAACTTCATTcctatctgtctttttttttttttttttttccctgttacatTATGTATTCATATCTTAAAAAACCTTTTCTGGAAATTATTGTTGgcagccttttttttaaacaatcaaaTATAATTATGTTTGTTTTCAGTACTGATTTTGTACTAACAGCTCCAGTATAAAGACAGGGCAATTGTAAAAATCTCTGCTTGCAAAAGTTTATGAAACTTACATTGCTGTATATGAAATTAAGACTAATATCAGTGTCTTCTGTAGTACATTTGCAGCAACAAAGTACCTCACCTTAAATATCAAGGCAAGATGATTGGAGTGTTTTTCTGCATTCCAAGGAGGTTTAGCACAAGCCATTTCTATAACAACACAGCCAACGCTCCACACATCACAGCTCCTACCATATTGCTGACCTCTCAGAACCTGAACAGATAGACAAGTCAAAGCTCAGGTTAACCATTTCCAAGGCTCCAACTCTGATTTTTCAGTATCTAACTACTGCACATACAATCAAGTGCATTTCAGTTAATATTCTGGGTTAACAGTGACCAGTGATATAAATGCAGGCAAGATTTATATATCTCTACTGTAAAGTAGAGAACTCGGAAATAAAAAGGGGCCAGCAGAGAACTCGGAAATAAAAAGGGGCCAGCAGAGAACTCGGAAATAAAAAGGGGCCAGATCAAGGGACAAAGCAAAGTATCTTGCAATTGTTAGCTTTTGACCAAATTGTCATTTGTGCTTTAGTAACAATACTCATAATACATCTCACAACAAGATACTTAGAACAACATGGGAAGCAAGAAATAGAAGTGTCCTTAATGCCATGTTTGTATCATTCCCATTCTTGAGGACAAGGAcattctaaaatacatttgaaacatTTACAGCAGTTTCCTCTGTTTGTATAAATTAGTGTAGAGTTCAGACAAACTTTTTGATGCAACTTCCAAAACTGGTTTCTTACCTCTGGTGCCATAAATGCAATAGTTCCCAATAACTGTCCCTGAAACTCCCCAGCACCAGTTCCTTTTGatgccagcctggctgcagctCCAAAATCAGCAATTCTTAATCTATGACCTGTGCTGTCAATTAGCAAATTGGCACCTGTCAACAACATAAAAAACCCTGCTAGTTGGCTTTCTATCAAAGGCAAAAGAATGAACAGacaacctccctccctccctccaattCAAAATTGTTAATAGTTTGATATTCCCCACCCCCAGTAGCAAGGAAATCTAGAAATTAGGGACAAAGTCTAATAATATGCCACTTTTCTGTTCTGCCTGAATGATACTGCACACAGCTTGAGGCCATCTGAGAGATTTAGAGAAGCAATCAAACTTTCAAAGTAGGGCAAACACAAGATTCTGGAATGATGCCTGGAACtgggagaaacaaagaaaatggtgATCCAAACTGCTCTGCTGCTCCCTAtgaaatttaaactttttatcTGATCCTTAAGTAACCTTCTGAGTTGTCTTAAAAGGGAATTAAAGGCATAGAGAGATTTcctattttaaggaaaaatacaaaaagccgTAAGTTTGCCATCATTGTGTTGCTAGTTATCTGGATCTTTCTACTTTGTAGATAGTTACAGTGACATTAAAGGGAGTAAAAGGTTTCAAGACTGAGATTTCCTAGTAAAGTCCAAGTTTTGTTTGTTAAACTAAATCTCTTGGATATGCAAAAATCAAGTTAAACCCAAGAGTTTATACAGTATTAATAGGCCATATAAGTATCTCATAAACAAAACTCTATTTATGTTTAGTTAGGATGAAGGAAGAAAACCTACCAGAATATTTCTATGCATTAAAAACTTGACCTCGTTGTTTTGTCTTGTTCACAGATTTTGCTGTTATTTCAGGGTAAATATTTACGTGAATCTGACTAATCAGTTATTAAAACTATATGGTAGCTTGATATTTTATTTCAACTAGTCCAGAAAGCCAGTTTTCCTAAACCTTTGGCACAGGTAGCAAATATCCTCAAATATGCTATGAGCATTCTGACTAATTTCCATGGATTAAAGGTTAAGTGTGGTGAGATAAATCCAACAAAAATCCCACTCTTCAAATGGTATCCAAGAGAAGCAATAGGTCTTAAACAGGAAAATACACAGTGCTTTCTGAATACTACTTGTTAAATGacattataaataatttttaccTTTTACATCTCTATGGATTATCTGATTCTCATGGAGGTAAGAAAGGCCACGTAACAGTTGTTCTGTATAATTAATAATTACTGATTCTTTGAAGGCTCCGTATTTACTTAATAAATGAGCGACTGAGCCTCCTAGAAGATAAAAATGGTACAGTTTAATCAACATTTATACTGGAGATTAGTAGAATGTAGCACTGCCTCCTAAAATTGGAGCTTGATATTGGTATTCTCAATTGACAACTAACTAGCTTTCTTACCCACCCCCACAAATATGTTAAAGAGTTCCACAGGCAAAGAGCAAAATACTCAATTACTTAGTTAACTTATACTCTTCTAGGTAgaaagtaaaatttttaaaatatttacacatgtgtgtgcacatacacacacacaaatatgttaGTGTACCAGGTACTGTTGATGATTAGAAAAAACCCTACATATATTTATCCAGATCTTGCATTAAGTTTTTCAAGTAGTAGAAAACTAGCTCTCTCTAGGTCAATATATATGTGCAGCCTCCAGTGTATGTTCCCTCTGAGGATCTTAATTTGCTTTTGTTACCATTTAAGTATCAATATATATAAGTCTAGTATACACcctaggaaaagcagcatcttcctctttcttttctagaACTGATAAATAGATTTATCAAGTTTTTGGAGTTGCACTGTCCTTCTTAAAGTACTCTAATATAACCTAGGCTCAAATGATGTAACGAAATACCAGGAATTATCCTTATCTAAATAATACTATTCCAGAAGAtcatattttataaacatttattttt
Encoded here:
- the LOC135324416 gene encoding SET domain-containing protein 9-like, giving the protein MLRALRRRWDSYKYRFVPWVALNLRRKRRTLRYVPENSQDKIITDEDVFATLLKVFKALFVNDFSRQTRILALLPEIKCKYLELLTVELERSKVKSCNHESQHMFSPEEVLFNTLGFSITRDRSSLVSAGTGVFVTKGFVPKGTVVSMYPGTVYRKYEPIFFQSLGNPFIFRCIDGVLIDGNDKGLSRAVYRSCSRRDQLGPFQMSDVTWLTAALQNPLAVGQYVNNCSHEKAANVCYQEFDVPGSFPVELKQYLPNILYSHDMQSHLRCVVLVTLRDIKQGEELFSNYFTVVN